In uncultured Methanobacterium sp., a genomic segment contains:
- a CDS encoding archease: MDKKDTVNKFEFFDVTADVGFRACGKDMDEAFQNAALATFEVMTDTSKIKPAVKREILIEAEDEKALLYDWLSELLFLHDYEGLVFSRFAVTTKQKDPETFILQGDVWGEEFNRASHEVRDEVKAVTFHLMEINKEEDKCTLQVILDT; encoded by the coding sequence GTGGATAAAAAAGATACCGTAAATAAATTTGAATTTTTTGATGTAACTGCTGATGTGGGGTTTCGAGCTTGTGGCAAGGATATGGATGAAGCATTCCAGAACGCAGCCCTGGCTACTTTCGAGGTCATGACGGACACATCCAAGATAAAACCTGCAGTCAAACGAGAAATTCTAATTGAAGCAGAGGATGAAAAAGCACTTTTATATGATTGGCTCAGTGAATTATTATTCCTCCATGACTATGAAGGGCTTGTTTTCTCCAGGTTTGCTGTTACCACCAAACAAAAAGACCCTGAAACATTTATTCTCCAGGGAGATGTATGGGGTGAAGAATTCAACAGGGCATCTCATGAAGTAAGGGATGAAGTTAAAGCTGTCACCTTCCATTTGATGGAGATCAATAAAGAAGAAGATAAATGTACTTTGCAGGTGATTTTGGATACCTGA
- a CDS encoding 6-hydroxymethylpterin diphosphokinase MptE-like protein: protein MELTLWMQWYGLILEDFGFKKEDDELSAEILNNIIDDYGVITPQDIDIKGKVIVFGAGPSLKPNLADLKHVDLDEFTLIAADGATTALLEEGIMPDIICTDLDGRMSDIITANQKGSLVVVHAHGNNREQVEKYTPQLVNVLGTTQSRPLANVYNFGGFTDGDRCVFLAMALGAQFIVLSGMDFGKTVTHYSRPDQEDGPADQVKVKKLKWAKKLVEWAASNSDTNFLNISSGEQVEGVLDVDYGYLNRI from the coding sequence ATGGAACTGACCCTATGGATGCAATGGTACGGACTCATCCTGGAAGACTTCGGCTTCAAAAAAGAGGATGATGAACTCTCTGCAGAAATATTGAATAATATAATAGATGATTATGGAGTCATCACACCACAAGACATTGATATTAAGGGTAAAGTCATTGTTTTCGGAGCTGGTCCTTCTTTAAAGCCCAACCTGGCTGATTTGAAGCACGTGGATCTGGATGAATTCACCCTCATAGCTGCGGATGGGGCAACCACGGCCCTTTTAGAGGAAGGTATAATGCCAGATATTATCTGCACGGACCTGGATGGGCGAATGAGCGATATAATAACTGCTAACCAGAAAGGTTCGCTGGTGGTGGTCCATGCCCATGGTAACAACCGGGAACAGGTAGAAAAATACACACCACAACTGGTAAATGTTTTAGGAACCACCCAGAGTCGACCACTTGCCAATGTTTACAATTTTGGAGGTTTCACAGATGGAGATCGTTGTGTTTTCCTGGCCATGGCCCTGGGAGCACAGTTCATAGTTTTATCCGGTATGGATTTTGGGAAAACAGTCACCCACTACTCACGACCGGATCAGGAGGATGGTCCTGCAGACCAGGTGAAGGTGAAAAAACTTAAATGGGCCAAAAAACTGGTGGAATGGGCTGCCAGTAATTCTGATACTAATTTTTTGAATATTTCCAGTGGTGAACAAGTTGAAGGTGTGTTAGATGTGGATTATGGGTATTTAAACAGGATTTAA
- a CDS encoding radical SAM protein, which yields MKVTFINPPQTNSKYKFIGVVAPPLGISYMAAVLEENGYDVNIIDASALEMTWDDLEESLKECSPTVVAITALTPTIQQANKTAQVVKKISPETTVVMGGYHPTFNYQEVLKTDYVDVVVMGEGEYTMLELVQTLEKGGDLSQVRGIALEGQVNPPRPLITDMDSLPFPARHLLPMDHYKMLNMKTGMATMITSRGCPMQCSFCASAALHGPKLRLRSPENVVDEMEHLVRDHDVGIIAFMDDTFTLNHRMVEAICDEIHKRELEVFWGCTARVDTLSDDLLEKMREAGCITLFMGVESADQQMLDSTNKNITVEKVRHAFQLSKKHKIRTIASVVLGMPGDTKESIKRTVSFVRELNPSYAVFSLATPYPGTKFYKEAFEKNLIKVKDWSKYTLISPVLDTVDCSLEELRKLQYKAFRNFYLRPGYLLRQAWMDGPILIKTVAGVIREVI from the coding sequence ATGAAAGTTACATTCATAAATCCACCTCAAACCAATTCTAAATATAAATTTATTGGAGTTGTGGCTCCACCATTGGGAATATCTTACATGGCAGCGGTTTTAGAAGAAAATGGTTATGATGTGAATATCATTGATGCTTCTGCTCTGGAAATGACATGGGATGATCTGGAAGAATCGTTAAAAGAATGTTCCCCCACTGTGGTGGCCATCACTGCCCTCACACCAACCATCCAGCAGGCCAATAAAACTGCTCAGGTAGTGAAAAAGATCTCCCCTGAGACCACGGTGGTTATGGGAGGATACCATCCCACCTTCAACTACCAGGAGGTCTTGAAAACTGATTATGTGGATGTGGTGGTAATGGGTGAAGGGGAATACACCATGCTGGAACTGGTGCAGACCCTGGAAAAAGGAGGAGACTTATCCCAGGTCAGAGGAATAGCATTGGAAGGTCAGGTGAACCCTCCAAGACCCCTTATAACTGATATGGATTCATTACCCTTTCCGGCCAGACATTTACTCCCTATGGATCATTACAAGATGCTTAACATGAAAACTGGTATGGCTACCATGATCACCAGTCGTGGTTGTCCAATGCAGTGTTCATTCTGTGCATCTGCCGCCCTGCACGGGCCTAAACTACGACTGCGCTCACCAGAAAATGTTGTGGATGAAATGGAGCACCTGGTACGTGATCACGACGTGGGGATCATCGCCTTCATGGATGATACTTTCACCCTGAATCACCGCATGGTGGAGGCAATCTGTGATGAAATACACAAAAGAGAACTTGAAGTATTCTGGGGATGCACAGCACGTGTGGATACTTTATCTGATGATTTACTGGAGAAGATGAGGGAAGCCGGTTGCATAACCCTCTTTATGGGAGTGGAATCTGCAGATCAGCAGATGTTAGATTCCACCAATAAGAACATAACCGTTGAAAAAGTACGCCATGCCTTCCAGTTATCCAAAAAGCATAAAATCCGAACCATAGCATCTGTGGTTCTGGGAATGCCCGGAGATACCAAAGAAAGCATTAAAAGGACAGTTAGCTTTGTGAGGGAGCTGAACCCTTCCTACGCAGTTTTCAGCCTGGCCACACCCTACCCTGGGACTAAATTCTACAAAGAAGCATTTGAAAAGAACCTTATAAAAGTGAAGGATTGGTCCAAATACACCCTGATCTCACCGGTCCTAGATACTGTGGATTGTTCCCTGGAAGAACTCCGGAAGTTGCAGTACAAGGCTTTCCGGAACTTCTATCTCCGGCCGGGTTACTTACTCAGACAGGCATGGATGGATGGGCCAATACTCATCAAGACTGTTGCTGGGGTTATAAGAGAAGTTATTTAA
- a CDS encoding ORC1-type DNA replication protein, which yields MMPSRVEDILMGEETLFKNITAFNPDYIPENYLHRESQMEALALCLRPALKGGKPVNSVVLGSPATGKTTAIHKIFEMVEGRSEKLVCAYVNCQLYNTRFNIFSQIYQHIFGHIPPETGVPFSRIYGEIMKKLANEGKSLVVALDDINHLFYSKNANQILYDILRAHEVFPGVRTGVFAIISDIEFRYMLDKNVGSVFIPQEIVFDPYTFQEIKDILNDRVKVGFYPSVLSDELLDEITEATLSTGDLRVGIDLLRTSGNFAEADASRSIEKKHLERAMQDFDSHHLHDTINKLSGDEKNLLRLIIKVDDDMTAGGLFNLLKGEVPPEGKDSDSKRNAISYASFDRAIKKLEFVRLIDTRFTGKGVRGNSRLVILRFDSEEIEKVLD from the coding sequence ATCATGCCAAGTCGTGTAGAAGATATTTTAATGGGGGAAGAAACTCTTTTCAAGAATATAACTGCTTTTAATCCAGATTATATTCCTGAAAATTATTTGCATCGAGAATCACAAATGGAAGCTCTGGCTTTATGTCTTCGACCTGCATTGAAAGGTGGTAAACCGGTTAACAGTGTGGTTTTAGGGTCTCCTGCCACTGGTAAAACCACAGCAATCCACAAAATATTTGAAATGGTGGAGGGACGGTCCGAGAAGTTGGTCTGTGCCTATGTTAACTGCCAGCTTTATAACACCCGTTTCAATATTTTTTCCCAGATATACCAGCACATCTTCGGTCATATCCCTCCTGAAACTGGTGTCCCCTTTTCACGTATCTACGGGGAGATAATGAAAAAACTGGCCAATGAAGGAAAATCACTAGTAGTTGCTCTGGATGATATCAACCATCTTTTTTACAGTAAAAACGCCAATCAAATACTTTATGACATACTAAGAGCTCATGAAGTGTTTCCAGGGGTTAGAACTGGAGTATTTGCCATAATATCTGACATAGAATTCCGTTACATGCTGGATAAGAACGTGGGTTCTGTTTTCATCCCCCAGGAAATAGTATTCGACCCCTACACCTTCCAGGAGATCAAGGATATACTAAATGATAGGGTTAAGGTTGGTTTTTATCCTTCAGTTTTATCTGATGAGTTACTGGATGAAATCACCGAAGCCACCCTTTCTACCGGGGATCTGAGGGTGGGAATAGATCTTCTGCGTACCAGTGGAAATTTTGCAGAAGCCGATGCCTCTCGAAGCATAGAAAAAAAGCATCTGGAACGGGCAATGCAGGACTTTGACTCCCACCATCTTCACGACACTATAAACAAATTATCTGGTGATGAAAAAAACCTTTTAAGGTTAATAATTAAGGTTGATGATGATATGACCGCAGGGGGTCTTTTCAATCTCCTTAAAGGAGAAGTTCCTCCTGAAGGAAAAGATTCAGATTCCAAAAGAAATGCAATTAGTTACGCTTCATTTGACCGGGCAATTAAAAAACTGGAATTTGTGAGGTTAATTGACACTAGATTCACTGGAAAGGGAGTTAGAGGTAATTCCAGACTGGTAATACTTCGTTTCGATTCTGAGGAAATAGAAAAAGTTTTGGATTGA
- a CDS encoding alanine--glyoxylate aminotransferase family protein: MDETLLMIPGPTRVAPRVLKAMSENIVNHRSALFGEILTETNQMMSEVFQTENQSYLITGSGTAAMEAALANTISKGDRVLNIVGGKFGQRFMQITETHKGIPVQLEVEWGHGVNPDDVRYILEEEEDIKAVTIVHNETSTGVANPIDEVGKIMQDYDALYIVDTVSSLGGDDVFVDGYGIDICVTGSQKCLAAPPGIAAVTFSDDAWDVVDKTDNQTYYLNMKKYRKSGAATPPETPYTPAVSLIYAMQEALKVIMEEGLENRVKRHKLAAEATRNGVTALGLELFAQKEVASTTVTSIKMPEGITDKELRGTMRERYRIELAGGQDHLKGNVFRIGHMGNITHREIISTIAALEMTMQGLGLDVEIGEGVAAVADTYLSQ, from the coding sequence ATGGATGAAACTTTACTGATGATTCCCGGACCCACCCGTGTGGCACCCAGGGTCCTGAAGGCCATGTCAGAAAACATTGTTAACCACAGAAGCGCCCTTTTCGGTGAAATACTCACTGAAACTAACCAGATGATGTCTGAAGTATTCCAGACTGAAAATCAATCTTACCTTATCACTGGCTCCGGAACCGCAGCCATGGAGGCCGCCCTGGCCAACACCATCAGCAAGGGCGACCGTGTCTTAAACATCGTTGGCGGAAAATTCGGACAGAGATTTATGCAGATCACCGAAACCCACAAAGGTATTCCAGTGCAACTGGAAGTGGAATGGGGACACGGCGTGAACCCTGATGATGTGCGTTACATCCTGGAAGAGGAAGAAGATATTAAAGCAGTGACTATAGTGCACAACGAAACATCCACCGGTGTAGCCAATCCCATAGATGAAGTGGGTAAAATAATGCAGGACTACGATGCCCTGTACATTGTGGACACCGTATCATCCCTAGGTGGGGATGATGTATTCGTGGATGGATATGGAATCGATATCTGTGTCACTGGATCCCAGAAGTGCCTGGCTGCACCTCCAGGTATTGCTGCAGTAACCTTCAGTGATGATGCATGGGATGTGGTGGATAAAACTGATAATCAGACTTACTACCTTAACATGAAAAAGTACAGGAAGAGCGGAGCAGCAACACCCCCTGAAACACCTTATACTCCTGCAGTATCATTGATCTATGCCATGCAGGAAGCTCTAAAGGTGATCATGGAGGAAGGTCTGGAAAACAGAGTTAAAAGACATAAACTCGCAGCTGAAGCCACCAGAAATGGTGTTACTGCCCTGGGACTTGAATTATTCGCCCAGAAAGAAGTTGCCAGTACCACCGTAACCTCAATCAAGATGCCAGAAGGAATAACCGACAAGGAACTTCGTGGCACCATGAGAGAACGCTACAGGATTGAACTGGCCGGAGGTCAGGACCACCTTAAAGGTAACGTATTCCGTATTGGCCATATGGGTAACATAACCCACCGCGAAATAATCAGCACCATTGCTGCCCTGGAAATGACCATGCAGGGACTGGGACTTGATGTTGAAATTGGAGAAGGCGTGGCTGCTGTGGCAGACACTTACCTGTCACAGTAA
- a CDS encoding DUF4012 domain-containing protein: MSKKLIALIILIIAACCAAVIISHYYSQGKEKFEGNYSVLLLCVDTSEQRPGLGAIDMAFVVNVNQGKVINMTPIYPGGMAHPTLTPTADMQRYGITKYYLHDSLWNSNVESGAKIAQETVEYNTGLKTDLIVIVTPESLDAIIHAIGPIYVEGQGNVTGNAVNFLKDEQSEGGMSRGSAVKSLMDGIKDAAENKSNRKALIETVSIQYSQGHIYVFPSDVFQQFVAYEGINNLF, from the coding sequence ATGTCCAAGAAATTAATTGCCCTGATCATATTAATAATTGCTGCGTGCTGTGCAGCGGTAATTATATCCCATTATTATTCTCAGGGAAAGGAAAAATTCGAAGGTAATTACAGTGTACTACTTCTATGTGTAGACACATCCGAACAAAGACCGGGTCTTGGTGCAATTGATATGGCATTTGTGGTGAATGTTAACCAGGGAAAAGTGATTAATATGACTCCTATTTACCCTGGAGGTATGGCACATCCCACTTTAACCCCCACTGCAGACATGCAACGTTATGGTATAACTAAATATTATCTGCACGATTCTTTATGGAATTCCAATGTAGAATCTGGGGCAAAAATAGCTCAGGAAACCGTTGAGTACAACACCGGCCTGAAAACCGATCTGATAGTTATTGTGACTCCAGAGTCCCTGGATGCCATTATACATGCCATTGGTCCTATATACGTGGAGGGTCAGGGAAATGTAACGGGTAATGCTGTAAACTTTTTAAAGGATGAACAGAGTGAAGGTGGCATGTCTCGAGGTAGTGCTGTAAAGTCTCTTATGGATGGTATTAAAGATGCCGCTGAAAATAAAAGCAACCGAAAGGCACTAATTGAAACTGTATCCATTCAGTACTCTCAGGGCCACATCTACGTGTTTCCTTCTGATGTTTTCCAGCAGTTCGTGGCTTACGAAGGAATAAACAATCTATTTTAA
- a CDS encoding DUF2927 domain-containing protein produces MPYLVCEKCGGYYKLQEGESPDDFLDKCECGGDLKYSKTLDINSLDTGSFNNELTEDTTDYNSSKNIYHADDSDECAPDNYSTDSPVKMDLKSLLHSNLFKISIILAVMIILIVSVGLITHKSNSYGAFNFNVYEKYSDDEIATFLESEFSPNDYGNSYDRVGKWNINVVRIKVMGSPTSEDLKTLNKAINDINTNVKDFQLKIDDNNQFEPDMEIYFIPHSEFSKYSVNPSEVDGFALWKVSTNDIYGGNSAGEIYKARVFIGIDGLSQERRSHVIVHELAHGLGLHHNHNQNSVLCINGSDLTEFSDVDKTMIRILYREDILPDMSRNQVEIILNNSRKSFF; encoded by the coding sequence ATGCCTTATCTGGTTTGTGAAAAATGTGGGGGATATTATAAACTTCAAGAAGGAGAATCCCCTGATGACTTTCTGGATAAGTGCGAGTGTGGAGGTGATTTAAAATATTCAAAAACACTGGATATAAACTCACTGGACACAGGATCATTTAACAATGAATTAACAGAGGATACAACTGATTATAATAGTTCTAAAAACATTTATCATGCTGATGATTCTGATGAGTGTGCTCCTGATAATTATAGTACTGATTCACCAGTTAAAATGGATCTAAAAAGTTTATTACATTCTAATCTATTTAAAATAAGTATTATACTGGCAGTAATGATTATATTAATAGTATCTGTGGGTTTAATTACTCATAAAAGTAATAGTTATGGTGCATTCAATTTCAATGTTTATGAAAAATACAGTGATGATGAAATTGCCACTTTTCTGGAGAGTGAATTCAGCCCCAATGACTATGGTAACAGTTATGACCGGGTTGGTAAATGGAACATCAACGTGGTCAGAATAAAAGTTATGGGTTCACCTACCTCTGAAGATTTAAAAACCCTCAATAAAGCCATTAATGATATAAATACCAATGTCAAAGATTTTCAGCTTAAAATTGATGATAATAATCAATTTGAACCAGATATGGAGATTTATTTTATTCCCCATTCTGAATTCAGCAAGTACTCAGTCAACCCTTCAGAAGTGGATGGGTTTGCCCTGTGGAAGGTAAGCACCAATGATATCTATGGTGGTAACTCTGCTGGTGAAATATACAAAGCCCGGGTCTTCATTGGAATCGACGGGTTAAGTCAAGAGCGACGTTCTCATGTCATCGTCCATGAACTGGCACACGGTCTTGGATTGCACCATAACCATAACCAGAATAGTGTGCTGTGTATTAATGGATCTGACCTTACTGAATTTTCAGATGTGGATAAAACTATGATCAGAATACTTTACCGTGAGGACATACTTCCTGACATGTCTCGCAATCAAGTGGAAATCATTCTAAATAATTCTAGAAAAAGCTTTTTTTAG
- a CDS encoding CDC48 family AAA ATPase, with protein MPDSGEIELRVAEALQQDVGKGMVRIDHELMTKLGASPGDIVEIIGKRTTGAIAGNSYPADVGLEIVRMDGLTRSNAGTSIGEMITLRKAQPRMASKVVIAPAAKGMRIMASGDIIKRNLMGRAVTRGDVLALVSPRRTKETLREFPGSEDIFREFFEATTPFSLGEIKFTVVSTNPAGLVRINDSTQVEVRPEAVEITEKKIPDVTYDDVGGLKKEISKVREMIELPLRHPEIFDRLGIDPPKGVLLHGAPGTGKTLLAKAVASESGSNFVAINGPEVMSKFVGEAEKKIREIFEEAAENAPTVIFIDEIDAIAPKREEVTGEVERRVVAQILALMDGLKERGKVIVIGATNRPDALDQALRRPGRFDREIELRVPDREGRMEILEIHTRAMPLSDDVNIDKLAETTHGFVGADLAALCREAAMNALRRVLPDIDLQEQRIAPEILDKLFVTSNDFIDSMKSISPSALREVFIEVPNVHWGDIGGLQELKESLKEVVEWPLSNISSFQRIGIQPSKGILLFGPPGTGKTLLTKAVATESKANFISVKGSEILSKWFGESERKIAEIFKKAKQASPCIIFFDEVDAIAPVRGSAAGEPRVTERMVNTILSEMDGLEELRGVVVIGATNRPDLMDPALLRPGRFDEVVLVPPPDENARKDILKVHVEHMALDDDVKIKELAKKTEGYTGADIEVLCRKAGMIALHEDMNIQKVSYRHFKAALKKINPSTTSKTREYYEQIARELGRGLEPKKVREEFPREVA; from the coding sequence TTGCCGGATAGTGGTGAAATAGAGCTGAGAGTTGCCGAAGCACTTCAACAGGATGTTGGCAAAGGAATGGTACGAATAGACCATGAGTTAATGACCAAACTTGGAGCATCTCCGGGTGATATTGTGGAAATAATTGGTAAAAGAACCACCGGTGCCATTGCTGGAAACTCTTACCCTGCAGATGTGGGACTGGAAATTGTACGTATGGATGGATTAACTCGCTCCAATGCAGGAACATCCATTGGAGAAATGATCACCCTTCGCAAAGCACAGCCTAGAATGGCCAGTAAAGTTGTTATTGCCCCAGCAGCCAAGGGAATGCGTATAATGGCCTCTGGAGACATCATCAAAAGAAACCTCATGGGAAGAGCAGTCACCAGGGGTGATGTGTTGGCATTAGTATCTCCCCGAAGAACCAAGGAAACATTACGGGAATTTCCTGGTTCTGAGGACATATTCAGGGAATTCTTCGAAGCCACCACACCATTTTCTCTGGGGGAAATTAAATTCACCGTGGTATCTACCAACCCCGCAGGACTGGTGCGCATTAATGATTCTACTCAGGTGGAAGTTCGACCAGAAGCAGTGGAAATCACGGAGAAAAAAATCCCTGATGTAACCTACGATGATGTGGGTGGACTTAAAAAAGAAATATCAAAAGTCCGGGAAATGATAGAACTTCCCCTCCGCCACCCTGAAATATTTGACCGTCTGGGTATCGATCCGCCAAAAGGAGTACTCTTACATGGTGCACCTGGTACTGGGAAAACACTATTAGCAAAAGCAGTGGCCAGTGAAAGTGGATCCAATTTTGTGGCCATTAACGGGCCAGAAGTCATGAGCAAATTCGTGGGAGAGGCTGAAAAGAAGATACGTGAAATATTCGAAGAAGCTGCAGAAAATGCTCCTACAGTGATATTCATTGATGAAATTGATGCCATAGCTCCTAAACGGGAAGAAGTAACTGGTGAAGTTGAACGGAGGGTGGTAGCTCAGATATTGGCCCTTATGGATGGTTTGAAAGAAAGGGGGAAGGTAATCGTTATCGGAGCCACTAACCGGCCTGATGCTTTGGACCAGGCTTTGCGTAGGCCGGGGCGGTTTGACAGGGAAATAGAGCTCCGTGTTCCTGATCGGGAGGGGCGAATGGAGATTTTGGAGATACACACCCGTGCTATGCCCTTATCTGATGATGTGAACATTGATAAACTGGCAGAAACCACTCATGGATTTGTAGGTGCAGACCTGGCTGCACTCTGCAGAGAAGCAGCGATGAACGCCTTAAGAAGAGTCTTGCCCGATATAGATCTGCAAGAACAGCGCATAGCTCCGGAAATCCTGGATAAATTATTCGTCACCAGTAATGATTTCATAGATTCCATGAAATCCATCAGTCCCTCTGCACTCCGTGAAGTGTTCATCGAGGTCCCAAACGTTCACTGGGGAGACATTGGGGGACTGCAAGAACTCAAAGAAAGTTTGAAAGAAGTGGTGGAGTGGCCATTAAGCAATATATCCTCTTTCCAGCGCATAGGAATACAACCATCAAAGGGAATTCTCCTATTCGGTCCTCCTGGAACTGGAAAAACACTACTCACCAAGGCAGTGGCCACAGAATCCAAGGCCAATTTCATATCAGTAAAGGGATCTGAAATACTCAGTAAATGGTTCGGGGAATCAGAAAGAAAGATCGCTGAAATATTCAAAAAAGCCAAACAGGCATCTCCCTGTATAATTTTCTTTGATGAAGTAGATGCCATAGCACCTGTAAGGGGTTCAGCGGCTGGAGAACCCAGGGTCACAGAGCGCATGGTCAACACCATCCTCTCTGAAATGGATGGTCTGGAAGAACTGCGAGGAGTGGTGGTTATAGGGGCAACTAACCGGCCAGATCTTATGGACCCTGCCCTGCTGCGCCCGGGAAGGTTTGATGAGGTGGTACTGGTACCTCCTCCTGATGAAAACGCACGAAAAGATATTTTAAAGGTTCATGTCGAACATATGGCACTGGATGATGATGTAAAAATTAAAGAACTAGCTAAAAAAACCGAAGGATACACAGGGGCGGATATAGAAGTTCTATGTCGCAAAGCAGGTATGATAGCTCTCCATGAAGATATGAATATTCAAAAAGTATCTTATCGGCACTTTAAAGCTGCTCTAAAGAAAATAAACCCATCAACCACATCTAAAACCAGGGAATATTATGAGCAAATAGCTAGGGAACTGGGCAGAGGACTGGAACCTAAAAAAGTACGAGAAGAATTTCCAAGAGAAGTGGCCTAA
- a CDS encoding glycosyltransferase family 39 protein, whose protein sequence is MSKFLYEWDSVNYALGFNVYNITQEQPHSPGYIFYTTIGKGVNYIFNDPNMTMICLAIVFTIFTTILIYFMVKELLGRKLSIVTGLLFVFNPLIWFYGDIASIYIFEAFFSVLIAYTSYKFFKGDEKFLYISAIALGLAGGFRIDVVEFLIPLWIFCIWYSKPSYKQILTGLILFGLSVFLWIIPTAISTGGMEQYLTILKSTSEAASCTSLLFGATIKEQLLNSGACMMWLLLGLSIMGTLAVLSFLAYPRQELISKFIFYLKKPVTLFFLFWVGPALLFYLLIYVVKPGYILTCIPPIMIILAWIINRVANIITVEFPNISAKKALTLILTIYVLLNTIYFIYPFEIHNGEIWETSLNDMSTSQKVMFGLDVGFLYNTAKINANDENTWLHVENILNISNYDPSSTIIVVRDITREDEGFNWRKAMYYLPSYDIYYLFDGENSENTNSVVSWHGKDQHFTKSEGDTLNITMNDSTKRIVWIMSNETSFYHEVNDKFGVHTINLPNGLNIYYSDVGDQSNTTISDFIFKKD, encoded by the coding sequence ATGAGTAAATTTTTATATGAATGGGATTCAGTTAACTACGCACTGGGTTTTAATGTATATAACATCACACAGGAACAACCCCACTCTCCAGGCTACATTTTTTACACTACCATCGGAAAAGGCGTTAATTATATCTTTAATGACCCTAACATGACCATGATATGTTTAGCAATTGTCTTCACCATCTTTACCACAATTTTAATCTATTTTATGGTAAAAGAACTTCTCGGGAGAAAATTGAGCATTGTTACTGGGCTATTATTCGTTTTCAATCCACTCATATGGTTCTATGGAGATATTGCCAGTATTTACATCTTCGAAGCATTTTTTAGTGTTTTAATAGCTTATACTTCCTATAAATTCTTTAAAGGAGATGAAAAATTTCTTTATATCTCGGCCATTGCACTGGGTTTGGCTGGTGGTTTCAGGATAGATGTAGTAGAATTTCTCATCCCCCTGTGGATATTCTGCATATGGTACTCTAAACCTTCCTACAAACAGATTTTAACCGGATTAATCCTGTTTGGTTTATCAGTCTTCCTATGGATAATCCCAACTGCCATATCAACTGGCGGTATGGAGCAGTATCTGACTATTCTGAAAAGCACTTCTGAGGCTGCAAGCTGCACATCCTTACTATTTGGTGCCACCATTAAAGAGCAACTCTTAAATTCAGGAGCCTGCATGATGTGGTTACTCCTAGGACTAAGTATTATGGGAACTCTGGCGGTTTTATCCTTTTTAGCTTATCCCCGACAAGAATTAATATCCAAATTTATTTTTTATCTTAAAAAACCTGTAACCCTTTTCTTCCTATTTTGGGTTGGACCCGCCTTACTTTTTTATCTGTTAATCTACGTGGTAAAACCAGGATACATACTCACATGTATTCCACCCATTATGATCATACTGGCCTGGATTATAAACCGGGTTGCAAATATTATAACGGTTGAATTTCCAAACATATCTGCCAAAAAAGCTTTAACTTTAATACTAACAATCTATGTTCTTTTAAATACAATTTATTTCATTTATCCCTTTGAAATTCACAACGGTGAGATCTGGGAAACATCCCTGAATGACATGAGTACTTCCCAAAAGGTTATGTTTGGTTTGGATGTGGGTTTCCTTTATAATACTGCTAAAATAAATGCCAATGATGAAAACACCTGGTTACATGTAGAGAACATACTTAACATCTCCAACTATGATCCTTCCAGCACCATAATAGTTGTCCGGGATATAACCCGTGAAGATGAGGGTTTCAACTGGAGAAAAGCCATGTACTACCTTCCCAGCTATGATATTTACTATCTGTTTGATGGGGAAAACTCAGAAAATACTAACAGTGTTGTATCCTGGCATGGTAAAGATCAACACTTCACTAAATCTGAGGGTGACACCCTGAATATAACTATGAATGACTCAACCAAGAGAATAGTTTGGATAATGAGCAATGAAACATCATTTTATCATGAAGTCAATGATAAATTTGGAGTACACACTATAAATCTCCCCAATGGCCTGAATATATACTACTCAGATGTGGGGGATCAATCTAATACAACCATCAGCGATTTTATCTTTAAAAAAGACTAG